A window of the Thermogemmatispora onikobensis genome harbors these coding sequences:
- the ccmA gene encoding heme ABC exporter ATP-binding protein CcmA, with product MAESSRREAASLGARENEPLVLCEDLVKVFGKRRVLDGLNLKIGAGETFGLVGPNGSGKTTLMRILAGLVRPTAGSVRLLGRCLPEPRVAASLGYMTQLSALYLDLTARENLRFFCSLYGLRGQERERRIAEILARVELSAEADRVVATFSGGMRQRLSLACALVHRPRLALLDEPTVGVDPELRRAFWDYFAQLNREGTTIIVSTHHLDEAARCSRLGLLRFGKLLACGTPQELLEGAGTSDMETAFLYYAARGRQEEVTA from the coding sequence ATGGCCGAGAGCAGTCGGAGAGAAGCGGCTTCATTGGGAGCGAGGGAGAATGAGCCACTTGTGCTCTGTGAGGATCTGGTCAAGGTTTTTGGCAAGAGGCGCGTGCTGGATGGGCTGAACCTCAAGATTGGGGCAGGGGAGACCTTTGGGCTTGTGGGTCCCAACGGCTCAGGCAAGACCACCCTGATGCGCATCCTGGCGGGCCTGGTGCGTCCCACGGCGGGCAGTGTGCGCCTGCTCGGGCGGTGTCTGCCTGAGCCGCGAGTGGCGGCCTCGCTCGGTTACATGACCCAGCTCAGCGCGCTCTATCTTGATCTGACGGCGCGCGAGAATCTGCGCTTCTTCTGCAGCCTCTACGGCCTGCGCGGTCAAGAGCGCGAGCGGCGCATCGCTGAAATCCTGGCCCGGGTCGAACTGAGTGCCGAGGCTGACCGGGTCGTGGCGACTTTCAGCGGCGGCATGCGTCAGCGCCTCTCGCTGGCCTGCGCGCTGGTCCATCGTCCGCGGCTGGCGCTGCTGGACGAGCCGACGGTTGGAGTCGATCCTGAGTTGCGGCGCGCCTTCTGGGACTACTTCGCCCAGCTCAATCGCGAGGGAACGACCATTATCGTCTCGACCCATCATTTAGACGAGGCGGCCCGTTGCAGTCGGCTGGGACTGCTACGTTTCGGCAAGCTGCTGGCCTGCGGTACGCCCCAGGAGCTGCTGGAAGGGGCGGGCACCAGCGATATGGAGACGGCTTTTCTCTACTACGCTGCCCGTGGACGGCAGGAGGAGGTCACAGCATGA
- a CDS encoding sigma-70 family RNA polymerase sigma factor has translation MVRQDWSDEDLVQQLKERNPDALETLIARYSREIYYFIRLILNGVGVAQDAEECVNDLFVAAWQEIETFDASRGTLRTWLTMRAKYIALDRRRQLCRRQVHAVQPAEENGQWAAADGSGGRKGNRWGGQEQENRVPLPPHPDTSMELLLEQNERREELRLALATLPELDRYLIYQRYFRFASTEELAARTGLTRHAVDTRLWRARKSLREALKEYAHEYERI, from the coding sequence ATGGTGCGACAGGACTGGTCGGATGAAGACCTCGTTCAGCAGTTGAAGGAGCGCAATCCCGATGCCCTGGAAACCCTCATTGCGCGTTACTCGCGCGAGATTTATTATTTTATTCGTCTCATTCTCAACGGCGTGGGGGTAGCCCAGGACGCGGAAGAGTGCGTCAACGATCTCTTTGTGGCCGCCTGGCAGGAGATCGAGACCTTCGATGCCAGTCGTGGTACGCTCCGTACCTGGCTGACGATGCGCGCGAAATACATTGCGCTGGACCGACGCCGTCAGCTCTGTCGACGACAGGTGCACGCTGTCCAGCCGGCGGAGGAAAATGGTCAGTGGGCTGCTGCCGATGGCAGCGGTGGGCGAAAAGGGAACCGGTGGGGTGGCCAGGAACAGGAGAATCGCGTTCCTTTGCCTCCCCATCCTGATACCAGCATGGAGCTGCTGCTGGAACAAAATGAAAGGCGCGAAGAGTTGCGCCTGGCCTTGGCGACGTTGCCTGAGCTTGACCGCTACCTGATCTATCAGCGCTATTTCCGGTTCGCCAGCACGGAAGAACTGGCGGCCAGAACAGGTCTCACTCGCCACGCGGTCGATACCCGCCTGTGGCGAGCGCGGAAGAGCTTGCGCGAGGCGCTCAAGGAGTATGCACATGAGTATGAGCGAATTTGA
- a CDS encoding RNase A-like domain-containing protein translates to MSVARLRSIRSVHRSGATTAPAARHDLTWDEQQGGHTLSRHVNMTQDQVRQRARTRRGDASPFSSLQTAKEAVQYALDHGTADPPRLGPGGTIRTTYRATCPERIGYVYSADHSRYETSDVEVVLVTRPDRSSFILTAFPTRRP, encoded by the coding sequence ATCTCCGTCGCCAGACTCAGATCAATCCGCTCAGTCCACCGATCAGGCGCAACCACCGCCCCAGCAGCTCGCCATGACCTCACCTGGGATGAGCAGCAGGGTGGCCATACCCTCTCTCGCCATGTCAACATGACTCAGGATCAGGTCCGCCAACGGGCCAGAACCCGCAGAGGAGATGCCAGCCCCTTCTCTTCCCTCCAAACCGCCAAGGAGGCTGTCCAGTATGCCCTTGATCATGGTACTGCAGACCCCCCTCGCCTGGGCCCTGGTGGTACAATAAGGACTACCTATAGAGCTACTTGTCCAGAAAGGATCGGCTACGTCTATTCGGCAGATCACTCCCGCTACGAAACATCCGATGTCGAAGTAGTCCTTGTTACCCGTCCCGATAGGTCGAGCTTTATCTTGACAGCTTTCCCAACTCGGAGACCCTAG
- a CDS encoding M20 family metallopeptidase, giving the protein MDLHTLARSVEDYVRQRLARYIDELSTLCAFETFTFHKAGIDQATEWLAARLQALSMEVTIVERQEWGNDLLARLRGQSDRDDVVVLLAHSDTVYPVGTAAARPLRREGNRLYAPGVCDMKGCILAALYALEALQALNYRPFGELRFLCVSDEEINVRHCDDLMEQVLRDAHRALVLEAARANGAIVSARKGNAGYTLRAYGRAAHAGVEPEKGRNAIIELAHQVLQFAGLSGWREGLTITPGLISGGSATNVVPDYAEARFDLRFLHLEDKEATEERWLGLLQQQRVPGVRLELEEDPHLKHPLVCTPAAHRLAEQARAIAAMLGFSLEHVLTGGASDASYAALYGVPALDGLGPIGGNDHSPDEYLVLDSVPPRAALLAGLIASPLPAEAGLEEATIIHHTH; this is encoded by the coding sequence ATGGATTTGCACACACTTGCCCGAAGCGTTGAAGACTATGTCCGCCAGCGACTGGCGCGCTATATTGATGAGCTGAGCACCCTCTGCGCTTTTGAAACCTTCACCTTTCATAAAGCTGGCATTGATCAAGCGACGGAGTGGCTTGCTGCCCGTCTGCAAGCCCTTAGCATGGAAGTCACCATTGTCGAGCGCCAGGAATGGGGGAATGATCTGCTGGCCAGGTTACGCGGTCAGAGCGATCGTGACGATGTGGTAGTTCTCCTGGCCCACAGCGACACCGTCTATCCCGTGGGCACCGCTGCCGCACGTCCCCTGCGCCGCGAAGGCAACCGCCTCTACGCCCCCGGCGTCTGCGACATGAAAGGCTGCATCCTGGCCGCGCTCTACGCCCTCGAAGCCCTGCAAGCGCTCAACTACCGGCCCTTTGGCGAGCTGCGTTTCCTCTGCGTCTCCGACGAAGAAATCAACGTTCGCCACTGCGACGACCTCATGGAGCAGGTCTTGCGCGATGCCCACCGTGCTCTGGTCCTGGAAGCTGCCCGTGCCAATGGAGCCATCGTCAGCGCACGCAAAGGCAACGCTGGCTACACCCTGCGCGCCTATGGCAGAGCCGCCCACGCCGGTGTCGAACCCGAAAAAGGCCGCAACGCCATTATTGAACTGGCCCATCAGGTCCTCCAATTTGCCGGCCTCTCCGGCTGGCGCGAGGGCCTCACCATCACCCCTGGCCTCATCAGCGGCGGCAGCGCCACCAATGTCGTTCCCGACTACGCCGAAGCGCGTTTCGACCTGCGTTTCCTGCACCTGGAAGATAAAGAGGCCACCGAAGAGCGCTGGCTGGGCCTGCTCCAGCAGCAGCGCGTTCCCGGCGTACGCCTAGAGCTAGAAGAAGATCCCCATCTCAAGCATCCCCTGGTCTGCACTCCTGCTGCGCACCGCCTGGCAGAACAGGCCCGGGCTATTGCCGCCATGCTCGGTTTCTCGTTGGAGCATGTCCTGACAGGCGGCGCCTCCGACGCCAGCTACGCCGCCCTCTACGGAGTGCCCGCACTCGACGGTCTTGGTCCCATCGGTGGCAACGACCACAGCCCCGATGAATACCTGGTGTTGGACAGCGTTCCGCCGCGTGCCGCCCTTCTGGCTGGTCTCATCGCCTCACCGCTGCCTGCCGAGGCCGGCCTTGAAGAAGCCACTATCATCCATCACACGCACTAA
- a CDS encoding helix-turn-helix transcriptional regulator, which yields MKAQATQRKAQSRRRGLPNLRLWRQRRGLSIGQLADMTGLRRTTIAHLEDGREEPQPYHVRLLARVLEISQLELVS from the coding sequence ATGAAGGCACAGGCTACGCAAAGGAAGGCCCAGTCACGGCGGCGTGGTCTCCCCAACCTCCGCCTCTGGCGACAGCGTCGCGGCCTCAGTATCGGCCAATTGGCAGATATGACTGGGTTGCGTCGCACGACAATCGCTCACCTGGAGGACGGGCGCGAGGAGCCTCAGCCTTATCACGTTCGTCTCTTAGCGCGTGTTCTGGAGATCTCTCAGCTGGAGCTGGTCTCTTAG
- a CDS encoding FAD-dependent oxidoreductase, which produces MIDPDRELEPRYQSFLASPDWYQTNIPCQVGCPAHTDVSTYIGLISQARFDEAYLLNRKANVVPGVLGRTCARPCEPVCRRNKIDGKPIAICWLKRAAADHRQFRHHAERPPITRDKKVAIVGAGAAGLACARDLREMGYPVTIYEADPVAGGVMVNGIPIWRLPRSVTYEECNEYMDDLGVEVVYNTRVGRDIQLTDLLKQYDAVFLAAGCYISNPITGPDGKVVPGADLVGVMNGIEFLAKTNYGEPVFVGKRVVVLGSGFTAMDCCRTAIRFGADKVYVMYRRSKEEQPADEYEVDEAIREHVEFQYLVTQTEILSKDGVHVSGIKFVRNKLGDPDSSGRRRPIPIPGSEFVLDDIDMVIAAFGQYSDSSWIPAKELNLEVNRRTGVPLIDRETWMTSYPGLFAGGDFTEGSRNLISAIADGRDAAIAINRYLGGQDKPAEPPEEIELPDYRRGMVDDYESIPHENIPSLPVNERYSYTRETETGYTPEQAVIQARRCLQCQLNIMIDPSICILCSGCVDICPYDCISMEGLSRVVKGDPLHQLAETWEGGADMIIDEEKCIRCGLCIVRCPTDAISMVQFEVASPNDRWTVSKIPVLNRSQAGTRY; this is translated from the coding sequence ATGATTGATCCTGATCGCGAACTGGAACCCCGATACCAGTCCTTCCTGGCCAGCCCTGACTGGTATCAAACCAATATACCGTGCCAGGTAGGCTGTCCGGCGCATACCGACGTCTCAACCTACATCGGCCTCATCTCGCAGGCGCGCTTTGACGAGGCCTACCTGCTGAACCGCAAGGCCAACGTCGTGCCGGGCGTCCTGGGGCGCACCTGCGCGCGCCCATGTGAGCCGGTGTGTCGGCGCAACAAGATCGATGGCAAACCCATTGCCATCTGCTGGCTCAAGCGTGCTGCTGCGGATCACCGCCAGTTCCGCCATCACGCGGAGCGGCCCCCGATCACCAGAGACAAGAAGGTTGCCATCGTTGGGGCCGGTGCTGCCGGCCTCGCCTGCGCCCGCGATCTGCGCGAGATGGGCTATCCAGTGACCATCTACGAGGCCGACCCCGTAGCGGGCGGCGTCATGGTCAACGGTATTCCAATCTGGCGTCTGCCGCGCAGCGTCACCTACGAAGAATGCAACGAGTACATGGATGACCTCGGGGTCGAGGTGGTCTACAACACGCGCGTCGGGCGCGACATCCAGCTCACCGACCTGCTCAAGCAGTACGATGCCGTCTTCCTGGCCGCCGGCTGCTACATCTCCAACCCCATTACCGGGCCTGATGGGAAGGTCGTCCCCGGGGCCGACCTTGTCGGCGTCATGAACGGTATCGAATTCCTGGCCAAGACCAACTACGGCGAGCCGGTCTTTGTCGGCAAGCGCGTCGTTGTCCTCGGCTCCGGCTTTACCGCGATGGACTGCTGCCGCACTGCCATCCGCTTCGGCGCTGACAAGGTCTACGTCATGTACCGCCGCTCCAAGGAGGAGCAGCCTGCCGACGAGTACGAGGTCGACGAGGCGATCCGCGAGCACGTCGAGTTCCAGTATCTGGTCACGCAGACCGAGATCCTGAGCAAGGATGGCGTTCACGTCAGCGGCATTAAGTTCGTGCGCAACAAGCTCGGCGATCCTGACTCCAGCGGACGCCGTCGCCCGATCCCCATCCCGGGCAGCGAGTTCGTCCTCGATGACATCGACATGGTGATCGCTGCCTTCGGTCAGTATAGCGATTCCTCCTGGATTCCGGCCAAAGAGCTGAATCTGGAGGTCAATCGCCGCACCGGCGTACCACTGATCGACCGCGAGACCTGGATGACCAGCTATCCCGGCCTCTTCGCCGGCGGCGACTTCACCGAAGGCTCGCGTAACCTGATCTCTGCCATCGCCGACGGGCGCGACGCCGCCATCGCCATCAATCGCTACCTCGGCGGGCAGGATAAGCCGGCGGAGCCACCCGAAGAGATCGAACTGCCTGACTACCGCCGCGGCATGGTCGACGACTATGAGTCGATCCCGCATGAGAATATTCCATCGCTGCCCGTCAACGAGCGCTATAGCTACACGCGCGAGACCGAGACCGGCTATACCCCCGAGCAGGCGGTCATTCAGGCGCGGCGCTGCCTGCAGTGCCAGCTCAACATCATGATCGATCCCTCGATCTGTATCCTCTGCTCGGGCTGCGTCGACATCTGTCCGTACGACTGCATCAGCATGGAAGGTCTCTCGCGCGTCGTCAAAGGTGATCCACTCCACCAGCTGGCCGAGACCTGGGAGGGCGGCGCCGATATGATCATCGACGAGGAAAAGTGCATCCGCTGCGGCCTCTGCATCGTGCGCTGTCCAACCGATGCCATCTCGATGGTGCAGTTCGAGGTCGCCAGCCCCAACGATCGCTGGACGGTCTCCAAGATCCCGGTGCTCAACCGCAGCCAGGCCGGCACCAGATACTAG
- a CDS encoding ABC transporter permease, whose amino-acid sequence MNGARVLALTSRIIRQIMRDRRTLALVFLVPLLVMSVLYVVLTGSSGSVPTLALVRPSGTGSEALNTFIDCLLPPASRLKTITIAADEVESVLNKGEADAALIFPADLATQLARGEHPRLQLVLEGSDPTVAVAMRESVTALVRQLDVALAQAQSRVSQSQGAGQTPPGAAQTTSLLTLAEPRYLHGGPDYTSNDALAPVFIGVFSFFFVFLLTSVAFLRERSQGTIERVLASPLSRAELVMGYVCGFTLFALVQAIVVLLFVIFILRVHYQGNLGLVFLVAILLTVSGVNLGIFLSTFAQNEFQIIQFIPLVFGLQILLSGIFWPVGQLPAWLQPVAYLLPLTYANEALRDVMLKGSDFGQVAPQLAILLVFTVLMIGLSALTVRRQVA is encoded by the coding sequence ATGAACGGTGCACGTGTCCTGGCCTTGACTTCACGCATTATACGGCAGATTATGCGCGACCGACGCACGCTGGCGCTGGTCTTTCTCGTGCCTTTGCTCGTGATGAGCGTGTTGTATGTCGTGCTCACGGGGAGCAGCGGCAGTGTCCCCACACTGGCCCTGGTGCGCCCCAGCGGGACGGGGAGCGAGGCCCTCAATACCTTCATCGATTGCCTGCTGCCGCCAGCCTCGCGTCTGAAGACGATAACGATCGCAGCCGATGAGGTGGAGAGTGTCCTCAACAAGGGCGAGGCCGACGCGGCGCTGATTTTCCCGGCGGATCTGGCGACCCAACTGGCGCGCGGCGAGCATCCCAGACTGCAGCTTGTGCTTGAGGGATCTGATCCCACGGTCGCCGTGGCCATGCGTGAGAGCGTGACGGCTCTGGTGCGTCAGCTCGATGTGGCCCTGGCGCAGGCCCAGAGTCGGGTCAGCCAGAGCCAGGGAGCAGGGCAGACCCCTCCTGGCGCTGCGCAGACCACCTCGCTCTTAACGCTGGCCGAGCCGCGCTATCTACATGGCGGTCCCGACTACACGTCTAATGACGCGCTGGCTCCGGTTTTTATCGGTGTCTTCTCTTTCTTCTTTGTGTTTCTGCTGACCTCGGTGGCCTTCCTGCGCGAGCGCTCCCAGGGCACAATTGAGCGCGTTCTGGCCTCACCCCTGAGCCGCGCCGAGCTGGTCATGGGCTATGTCTGCGGCTTCACGCTCTTCGCCCTGGTGCAGGCCATCGTCGTCTTACTCTTTGTGATCTTTATCCTGCGAGTGCACTATCAAGGGAATCTCGGCCTGGTTTTCCTGGTGGCGATCCTGTTGACGGTGAGTGGCGTCAATCTGGGCATCTTTCTCTCGACCTTTGCCCAAAACGAGTTTCAGATCATCCAGTTCATTCCGCTGGTCTTTGGACTGCAGATCTTGCTCTCGGGCATTTTCTGGCCGGTGGGGCAGCTTCCCGCCTGGTTGCAGCCCGTTGCCTATCTGCTCCCTTTGACGTATGCCAATGAGGCCCTGCGTGACGTGATGCTCAAAGGAAGCGATTTCGGCCAGGTTGCTCCCCAGTTGGCAATCCTACTGGTCTTCACGGTGCTGATGATTGGACTGAGCGCCTTGACCGTGAGGCGTCAGGTAGCCTGA
- a CDS encoding TetR/AcrR family transcriptional regulator, whose protein sequence is MARRPKAEGTEDRREQIIDAALRVFARKGVARATNKDIAREAGITPGLIYYYFADKEALLRAVIESRSPLRLFEQLEPEQWDAPPAEFLYAILCQALKIIESEQVISLIRTVLSELLHGEEIPLLPGLFLPRIIGVLQRYLRLQRERGMVRTEVDPEEMAQVLLSTMIGLVMRRQVLRDATVLRYSHEELVSLVLKTLLPGLLPAG, encoded by the coding sequence ATGGCACGTCGGCCAAAGGCGGAAGGAACAGAAGATCGCCGCGAGCAGATTATCGATGCCGCTCTGCGTGTCTTTGCTCGTAAGGGGGTCGCCCGGGCGACCAATAAGGACATTGCCCGCGAGGCAGGCATTACGCCGGGCTTGATCTACTATTATTTTGCTGATAAGGAGGCCCTCTTGCGGGCCGTGATTGAGAGCCGCTCGCCGCTGCGCCTCTTTGAGCAGTTGGAGCCGGAGCAGTGGGACGCGCCGCCTGCCGAGTTCTTGTACGCGATCCTCTGTCAGGCGCTGAAGATTATCGAGAGCGAGCAGGTCATCAGTCTGATCCGCACGGTCCTTTCGGAGCTGCTCCACGGCGAGGAGATCCCTTTGCTACCAGGGCTATTCTTGCCACGCATCATCGGTGTTCTGCAGCGCTACCTGCGCCTGCAGCGTGAGCGGGGGATGGTGCGCACGGAGGTTGATCCCGAGGAGATGGCCCAGGTGCTTCTGAGCACCATGATAGGACTGGTCATGCGTCGCCAGGTGTTGCGCGATGCCACTGTGCTGCGCTATTCACATGAGGAGCTGGTGTCGCTGGTGCTCAAGACGCTCCTCCCCGGCTTGCTACCAGCGGGCTAG
- a CDS encoding PQQ-dependent sugar dehydrogenase: MSNEEERLQVTSSQPVQPTRRRGRRRLIVILSLLVAVLVVLAALLYSQRALVRSLLTGSHFVGGNATVAHLQLPPGFSATVFAQGLSAPRFITFSPDGTLFVAERGTGSIVALPDPSHSGKAARRVVVVSGLDDPTSLVFYQGALYVGEASRVTRFTLDTSWHVTSRKVIVPNLPTGGNHVTRTVLIGPDGRLYVSIGSSCNVCIEPDPRRATVMVFNLDGSGGRIYARGLRNAVGMAINPWNNQIWVTNNGRDLMGDNTPPETIYALQDGANYGWPRCHAGDIVDPDYGHPGDCRGVVQPLVKMQAHSAPLGLAFYTANQFPAHYHGLFVAFHGSWNRTVPTGYKVVFIPLDSHGSVAGPVEDFAAGWLLNNNDATGRPVGLAVDPQGSLYVSDDKGGYIYRISYTAPPTVDP; the protein is encoded by the coding sequence ATGTCGAACGAAGAGGAACGCCTGCAGGTCACGAGTAGCCAGCCGGTGCAGCCAACGCGCCGCCGCGGACGACGGCGCCTGATCGTGATACTCTCGCTCCTGGTAGCCGTGCTGGTGGTCCTGGCCGCTCTGCTCTATAGTCAGCGGGCCCTGGTGCGCTCCTTGTTGACCGGCTCGCATTTCGTGGGCGGCAATGCCACCGTGGCCCATCTGCAGCTCCCCCCCGGCTTCAGCGCCACGGTCTTCGCACAAGGCCTCTCTGCTCCCCGCTTTATTACTTTTAGTCCCGATGGCACGCTCTTTGTTGCCGAGCGTGGCACCGGAAGCATTGTGGCCTTGCCCGATCCGTCCCATAGCGGGAAGGCCGCTCGCCGCGTGGTCGTGGTCTCGGGCCTTGACGATCCGACCAGCCTGGTCTTTTATCAGGGCGCGCTCTACGTGGGCGAGGCCTCGCGGGTCACGCGCTTTACGCTCGATACCTCCTGGCATGTGACGAGCCGCAAGGTGATTGTGCCCAACTTGCCTACGGGCGGCAACCATGTGACGCGCACGGTCTTGATCGGCCCCGATGGCCGGCTCTATGTCTCGATCGGCTCCTCCTGCAATGTGTGCATCGAGCCGGACCCCCGCCGCGCAACGGTGATGGTCTTTAACCTGGATGGCAGCGGCGGCAGGATCTACGCCCGCGGCCTGCGCAATGCGGTCGGCATGGCTATCAATCCCTGGAATAACCAGATCTGGGTGACGAATAATGGCCGCGATCTGATGGGCGATAATACGCCGCCGGAGACAATCTATGCCCTCCAGGATGGGGCTAACTATGGCTGGCCTCGCTGCCACGCTGGGGATATTGTCGACCCCGACTATGGCCACCCCGGCGATTGCCGCGGCGTGGTGCAGCCGTTGGTGAAGATGCAGGCCCACTCGGCCCCGTTGGGCCTGGCCTTCTATACGGCCAACCAGTTCCCCGCTCACTACCACGGCCTCTTTGTGGCTTTCCACGGCTCGTGGAACCGCACGGTCCCAACGGGCTATAAGGTGGTCTTTATCCCGCTCGACTCCCACGGCTCGGTCGCTGGCCCCGTCGAGGATTTCGCTGCCGGCTGGCTGCTGAATAATAACGATGCCACCGGGCGCCCCGTGGGCCTGGCCGTCGACCCCCAGGGCTCGCTCTACGTCAGCGACGATAAGGGCGGCTATATCTATCGCATTAGCTATACCGCCCCACCAACCGTTGACCCCTGA
- a CDS encoding DUF1028 domain-containing protein, with the protein MTFSIVARDPQTGELGIAVQSKFLAVGAVVPWAKAGIGAIATQSWANTTYGPRGLELLARGLSAAETLEQLLADDPERAKRQVGIVPASGAPVTYTGSECFPWAGGHVGEHYACQGNILVNEETVNAMARTFEETSGQLCDRLLAALAAGQEAGGDSRGQQSAALLVVREKGGYGGFNDRFIDLRVDDHPRPIEELARLLRLHRLYLFPPDPQDMLPIDEAIARELQELLTRSGDYHGPLSGVFDAQTREAFWHFCGRENLEERWLEGERIDRVVLTFMRERLGSQGGDRGSA; encoded by the coding sequence ATGACCTTCTCGATCGTTGCCCGTGACCCGCAGACGGGTGAGCTGGGCATTGCTGTCCAGTCGAAGTTTTTGGCCGTGGGGGCTGTTGTCCCCTGGGCCAAAGCTGGCATCGGCGCCATCGCCACCCAATCTTGGGCCAATACTACCTATGGCCCACGCGGTTTAGAGCTGCTGGCCCGCGGTCTTTCGGCGGCTGAAACCCTGGAGCAGCTGCTGGCGGACGATCCCGAGCGAGCCAAGCGCCAGGTTGGTATTGTGCCTGCTAGCGGTGCGCCGGTTACTTATACTGGTAGCGAATGCTTCCCCTGGGCCGGTGGACATGTCGGCGAGCATTATGCCTGCCAGGGCAATATTTTGGTCAACGAGGAAACGGTGAATGCGATGGCGCGCACTTTTGAAGAGACGTCTGGTCAGCTTTGTGATCGCCTGCTGGCGGCTCTGGCTGCAGGTCAGGAGGCCGGCGGCGACAGCCGTGGTCAACAATCGGCGGCTCTGCTAGTGGTGCGCGAGAAGGGTGGTTATGGCGGCTTCAACGATCGCTTCATTGATCTGCGCGTCGATGATCATCCCCGTCCGATTGAAGAGCTGGCTCGCCTCCTGCGATTGCACAGACTCTACCTCTTTCCGCCTGATCCCCAGGATATGCTACCAATCGATGAGGCGATTGCCCGCGAGCTGCAGGAGTTGCTGACACGCAGCGGTGACTATCATGGCCCGCTCTCGGGCGTCTTTGACGCGCAGACACGCGAGGCTTTCTGGCACTTCTGCGGGCGTGAGAACCTGGAAGAGCGCTGGCTGGAGGGGGAGCGCATCGATCGTGTGGTGCTGACCTTTATGCGCGAGCGTCTGGGCAGCCAGGGCGGCGATCGCGGTTCAGCCTGA
- a CDS encoding CoxG family protein has product MEITGSQQIKAPRQRVFDALFDPQVLKESIPGCENAEYVENPDGRTGRELKLVISPNVPGLKGPYTVYVRTGEVVAPERVVLLSEPYNALGRIKASCTITLAEDGAATTNLSYAAEATLEGKIAATPEVVMKNTLKLALDQFFKNFEKQVGAITA; this is encoded by the coding sequence ATGGAAATCACGGGCAGTCAGCAGATCAAGGCCCCGCGCCAGCGCGTCTTTGATGCCCTGTTCGATCCACAGGTGCTCAAAGAGAGCATCCCCGGCTGCGAGAACGCCGAGTACGTCGAGAATCCCGATGGGCGCACGGGGCGTGAGCTGAAGCTGGTTATTTCTCCCAATGTCCCCGGTCTGAAGGGACCCTACACCGTCTACGTGCGCACCGGCGAGGTCGTGGCTCCCGAGCGCGTCGTGCTGCTGAGCGAGCCATATAATGCCCTGGGCCGCATCAAGGCCAGCTGCACTATCACGCTCGCCGAGGACGGCGCCGCCACCACCAACCTGAGCTACGCCGCCGAGGCTACCCTCGAAGGCAAGATCGCCGCCACTCCCGAGGTCGTGATGAAAAATACGCTCAAGCTGGCCCTCGACCAGTTCTTCAAGAACTTCGAGAAGCAGGTCGGCGCCATCACGGCCTGA